In Bos mutus isolate GX-2022 chromosome 2, NWIPB_WYAK_1.1, whole genome shotgun sequence, one DNA window encodes the following:
- the PAQR7 gene encoding membrane progestin receptor alpha — protein sequence MATIVAQKLSHLLPSLRQVHQEPQPSVPSEPVFTVDRAEVPPLFWKPYIYVGYRPLHRTWRFYFRTLFQQHNEAVNVWTHLLAALVLLLRLAIFVGTVDFWGDPHALPLFIIVLASFTYLSLSALAHLLQAKSEFWHYSFFFLDYVGVAVYQFGSALAHFYYAIEPAWHAQVQTIFLPMAAFLAWLSCTGSCYNKYIQKPGLLGRTCQEVPSALAYALDISPVAHRILVSPDPATDDPALLYHKCQVVFFLLAAAFFSAFMPERWFPGSCHVFGQGHQLFHVFLVLCTLAQLEAVALDYEARRSIYEPLHTRWPHNFSGLFLLTVGSSILTAFLLSQLVRRKLDLHRKTQ from the coding sequence ATGGCCACAATTGTGGCCCAGAAGCTCAGCCACCTCCTGCCCAGTCTGCGGCAGGTCCACCAGGAGCCTCAGCCGTCTGTGCCATCAGAGCCTGTGTTCACCGTGGATCGAGCCGAGGTGCCGCCCCTCTTCTGGAAGCCGTACATCTACGTGGGCTACCGGCCACTGCATCGGACCTGGCGCTTCTACTTCCGCACGCTGTTCCAGCAGCACAACGAGGCAGTGAACGTCTGGACCCACCTGCTGGCCgccctggtgctgctgctgcggctTGCCATCTTTGTGGGCACCGTGGACTTCTGGGGAGACCCACATGCCCTGCCTCTCTTCATCATCGTCCTCGCCTCCTTCACCTACCTCTCCCTCAGTGCCTTGGCTCACCTCCTGCAGGCCAAGTCCGAGTTCTGGCATTACAGCTTCTTCTTCCTGGACTATGTGGGTGTGGCCGTGTACCAGTTTGGCAGCGCCCTGGCACACTTCTACTATGCCATTGAGCCTGCCTGGCATGCCCAAGTGCAGACCATCTTCCTGCCCATGGCTGCCTTTCTTGCTTGGCTTTCCTGCACTGGCTCCTGCTACAACAAGTACATccagaagcctggcctgctgggcCGCACTTGCCAGGAGGTACCCTCCGCGCTGGCCTACGCACTGGACATCAGCCCCGTGGCTCACCGCATCCTTGTGTCCCCCGACCCTGCCACAGATGACCCGGCTCTTCTCTACCACAAATGCCAGGTGGTCTTCTTTCTGTTGGCTGCggctttcttctctgccttcatgCCTGAGCGCTGGTTCCCTGGCAGCTGCCATGTCTTCGGGCAGGGCCACCAGCTCTTCCATGTCTTTTTGGTACTGTGCACGCTGGCCCAGCTGGAGGCCGTGGCTCTGGACTATGAGGCCCGGCGGTCCATCTATGAGCCTCTACACACCCGCTGGCCCCACAACTTCTCTGGCCTCTTCTTGCTCACAGTAGGCAGCAGCATCCTCACTGCATTCCTCCTGAGCCAGCTGGTACGGCGCAAACTTGATCTTCATCGGAAGACTCAGTGA
- the AUNIP gene encoding LOW QUALITY PROTEIN: aurora kinase A- and ninein-interacting protein (The sequence of the model RefSeq protein was modified relative to this genomic sequence to represent the inferred CDS: inserted 1 base in 1 codon), which yields MRRRGPEKEEEACGVWLDAAALKRRKTQTQLIKSSTKMLTLLPGERKAKISFTQRSCPSAGTRQTSIASFLTSQQGKTNGADQRSVSSHTESQTNKESKEDATQLEHLTQGLRADFMAPRLATSTPADIQEARLSPQSLKASCQHGIGTPYLTVPCLFRPDTSVCAGESKASLACSFAHDLESSCLLDQKEGEDSSCEREWLHGSKKNNYQSVERHSKTTGHKGHQLLDKTNLENVSAKRSRQAPVLQTYKDSRRGANMKAVKQSSCPIPGFSWDSERNDKDSWSQLFTEDSQGQRVIAHNSRAPFRDVTNDQNQGYGRVPNSLWAQCQDRTTQFNLQPDSLFTQDSEVQALAXRQDCCRFLTDRQKHLR from the exons ATGAGGCGCAGAGGCccggagaaggaggaggaggcctgCGGCGTGTGGCTGGACGCTGCGGCGCTGAAGAGGCGGAAAACGCAG ACACAGTTAATCAAGTCAAGCACCAAAATGTTAACACTCCTTCCTGGAGAGAGAAAGGCTAAAATTTCTTTTACTCAAAGAAGCTGTCCATCTGCAGGCACTCGGCAGACCAGCATTGCTTCCTTCCTCACCTCGCAGCAAG GAAAGACAAATGGTGCTGACCAGAGGAGTGTTTCATCTCATACAGAAAGTCAGACCAACAAAGAGTCTAAGGAAGACGCAACCCAGTTGGAACATCTGACCCAGGGCTTGCGGGCTGACTTCATGGCACCCCGTTTAGCCACTTCAACCCCTGCAGACATCCAGGAAGCTAGACTTTCTCCTCAGTCTCTCAAGGCTTCTTGCCAGCATGGAATAGGAACCCCATACTTGACTGTGCCATGTTTGTTCCGGCCTGATACCTCAGTCTGTGCTGGAGAGAGTAAGGCCTCACTGGCCTGCTCCTTCGCCCACGACCTGGAGAGTTCTTGCTTGCTGGACCAAAAAGAGGGAGAGGATTCTTCCTGTGAAAGGGAATGGCTTCATGGatctaagaaaaataattatcagaGTGTGGAGAGACACAGTAAAACAACTGGGCACAAGGGCCATCAGCTCTTGGATAAGACTAACTTGGAAAATGTGTCTGCCAAAAGAAGCAGGCAGGCCCCTGTCCTTCAAACATACAAGGATTCCCGGCGCGGAGCAAACATGAAAGCAGTAAAACAAAGCTCTTGCCCTATTCCTGGGTTTTCCTGGGACAGTGAAAGGAATGACAAGGACTCCTGGAGTCAGCTTTTCACTGAGGATTCTCAGGGCCAGCGGGTCATTGCCCACAACTCTAGAGCTCCTTTCCGAGATGTAACCAACGACCAAAATCAGGGCTATGGGCGGGTCCCTAATAGCCTTTGGGCTCAGTGCCAGGACAGGACCACCCAGTTCAATCTGCAGCCTGATTCGCTCTTTACCCAGGACTCTGAAG